A window from Calditrichota bacterium encodes these proteins:
- the ubiA gene encoding UbiA family prenyltransferase: protein MDQKVKEYFRLTRPLNVFIGMLSIFLGAFVTGTIQPLWRVLLASLSGGLIAAAANAINDYFDVEIDRINKPNRPIASGKMSRKQARTFSHILFYAGILISIFVNWKALIVAVFSSLLLYQYSARLKRTILWGNLSVSLVSALAFIYGGIAVNRLEIALIPAIFSFFYHLGREIIKDTEDIVGDEADGIVTFPIKYGVQKALALSSGIYLFLIALTLVPYFFHIFGIYYLIIVLAVVDLVVLLVLFFIWRDRSQKNLSRLSLILKLNMFAGLIAIYCGQF from the coding sequence ATGGATCAAAAAGTTAAAGAATATTTTCGTTTAACCAGGCCGCTGAATGTGTTTATTGGCATGTTGTCGATTTTTTTAGGGGCGTTTGTCACGGGAACGATTCAGCCGTTGTGGCGGGTCTTGCTGGCGAGTCTGTCGGGAGGATTGATCGCTGCGGCAGCGAACGCTATTAATGACTATTTTGACGTGGAAATTGATCGTATTAACAAACCGAATCGTCCGATTGCGTCGGGGAAAATGAGCAGAAAACAAGCGCGCACATTTTCTCACATCTTGTTTTACGCTGGGATTTTGATCAGTATTTTTGTGAATTGGAAAGCCCTCATCGTGGCGGTTTTTTCGTCACTTTTGCTTTACCAATACAGCGCGAGGCTGAAACGAACTATTTTGTGGGGAAATTTGAGCGTGAGTCTGGTGTCGGCGCTGGCGTTCATTTACGGCGGCATTGCTGTCAATCGGCTGGAGATCGCGTTGATTCCGGCAATTTTTTCCTTTTTCTATCATCTGGGCCGGGAAATCATTAAAGACACGGAAGACATTGTCGGCGACGAGGCCGATGGGATTGTCACTTTTCCCATAAAATACGGCGTCCAAAAAGCGCTGGCGCTGTCGAGCGGCATTTATCTGTTTTTGATCGCGCTGACGTTGGTCCCCTATTTTTTCCACATTTTTGGCATTTACTACCTGATTATCGTGTTGGCGGTGGTTGATCTGGTTGTTTTGCTTGTTCTGTTTTTTATATGGAGAGATCGATCGCAAAAAAATCTGTCCCGGCTCAGTCTGATTTTGAAGCTGAACATGTTCGCCGGGTTAATTGCCATTTATTGCGGACAGTTTTGA
- a CDS encoding glycosyltransferase family 4 protein, whose protein sequence is MNIGIIIGRFGDIDGVSLETLKWIDVLQRFGHEIFVLSGNFSTHVQNNIHRTLYPPLAFSSPECEWEQKRAFFFPDDEPDELLDHLERASDAIAIEIFKWIMKNKIDMILPENASALPCHLSMGIGIRKVVEHTGIKTVCHDHDFSWERDDRYRSPHREVNEIIHKTFPLQMPHARHAVINSHSKNYLGQHFHIDSIVVPNVMDFNIPYGQSDDYNNDLLEQFGLQKDDIPLLQVTRIVKRKGIEIALDLIDSMEDKKVKLIVTGSFADDERLGYFRQLLDIIDKRKLQRQVIFGRRRIHTYRGRSKSGEKIYSISDAYAHAVACTYFSLYEGFGNAFVECVAAKKPIFVNNYKPVYWPEIGSKGFKTVMIEDGILTDQAVREINKIIHNPKLAREIAEHNFALGKKYFSYEVLEQKLFYLFSSF, encoded by the coding sequence ATGAATATCGGCATCATCATCGGACGATTTGGGGATATCGATGGCGTTTCTCTGGAAACGCTCAAATGGATTGATGTGTTGCAGCGTTTTGGTCATGAGATTTTTGTATTATCGGGCAATTTTTCCACGCATGTTCAAAATAATATCCATCGCACTCTGTATCCACCGTTGGCTTTTTCCTCGCCGGAGTGCGAGTGGGAACAAAAACGCGCTTTCTTTTTTCCCGATGATGAACCTGACGAATTGCTGGATCATCTGGAGCGGGCATCGGACGCCATCGCTATTGAGATTTTCAAGTGGATCATGAAAAATAAAATCGATATGATTTTGCCGGAAAATGCATCAGCGCTCCCGTGTCACCTGTCCATGGGAATCGGGATCAGGAAGGTCGTGGAACATACCGGTATAAAAACTGTTTGTCACGATCATGATTTTAGCTGGGAGCGAGATGATCGATATCGCAGCCCGCACAGGGAAGTCAATGAAATAATTCACAAGACTTTTCCCTTACAAATGCCGCACGCGCGTCACGCTGTGATTAATAGTCATTCCAAAAATTATCTGGGTCAGCATTTTCATATTGACTCTATCGTTGTGCCCAATGTGATGGATTTCAATATTCCTTACGGCCAGTCAGACGATTACAACAATGACTTGCTGGAACAATTTGGTTTGCAAAAAGATGACATACCATTGCTCCAGGTGACTCGAATTGTGAAAAGAAAAGGGATTGAGATCGCCCTGGATTTGATTGATTCGATGGAAGACAAAAAAGTGAAGTTAATCGTTACCGGTAGTTTTGCCGACGATGAACGGCTTGGTTATTTTCGTCAGTTGTTGGATATCATTGACAAGCGTAAATTGCAGCGGCAAGTCATTTTTGGAAGAAGGCGAATTCATACCTATCGCGGCCGGTCAAAATCCGGCGAAAAAATTTACTCCATTTCCGATGCTTATGCCCATGCCGTTGCTTGTACCTATTTCAGTTTGTACGAAGGTTTCGGCAATGCGTTTGTGGAATGCGTCGCTGCAAAGAAGCCCATTTTTGTGAATAATTACAAACCGGTTTATTGGCCTGAGATCGGGAGCAAGGGCTTCAAGACCGTAATGATCGAAGACGGAATTTTGACGGACCAGGCTGTTCGTGAAATAAACAAAATCATTCACAACCCCAAATTAGCCCGAGAGATTGCTGAACACAATTTTGCATTAGGTAAAAAATATTTCTCCTACGAAGTCCTCGAACAGAAGTTATTCTACCTTTTCAGCAGTTTCTGA
- a CDS encoding BcpO-related WXXGXW repeat protein, which produces MKRILSLSILSIFLMIQISACAPRVVHVSRRPPAKKIVVVKKAKPSPKAVWIEGHWKWNARRADFVWVKGYWKVPPKGKVWVAGHWVKKPHGWVYVKGHWRKR; this is translated from the coding sequence ATGAAAAGAATTTTGTCTTTGTCGATTTTATCAATTTTTCTGATGATTCAAATTTCCGCATGTGCGCCGAGAGTAGTTCACGTTTCCAGAAGACCCCCGGCAAAAAAAATTGTCGTCGTAAAAAAGGCAAAACCTTCGCCTAAAGCAGTTTGGATTGAAGGACACTGGAAATGGAACGCCAGAAGAGCGGATTTCGTCTGGGTCAAAGGCTACTGGAAAGTTCCGCCAAAAGGCAAAGTTTGGGTCGCTGGTCATTGGGTCAAAAAACCCCACGGTTGGGTTTACGTAAAAGGTCATTGGAGAAAACGATAG
- a CDS encoding response regulator: MAKSTKKGESSALLKQECKQLKQTLESVYFSNMETNNSLAIILAAAEFLIDNPDAKPAESNLNLRIIVNAVQRIKIILQNSEQLLEPFASQTTEETRPIRLQKFKKPINVLVVDDDPQFRHLLDKALEKVGYTVMTAVDGVEAFDLFQKNRFDLVITDVLMPNVDGIELVKSLKNENPWVPVILISGFEEESTIRKKLKRDDIYFLKKPFSLHDLERVIEKILNL; this comes from the coding sequence ATGGCGAAATCCACCAAAAAAGGTGAAAGTTCGGCTTTGTTAAAGCAAGAATGCAAGCAATTAAAACAGACACTGGAGTCCGTCTATTTTTCAAACATGGAAACAAACAATTCTCTGGCGATCATTCTTGCCGCCGCCGAATTTCTCATAGACAACCCGGACGCGAAACCTGCCGAAAGCAATTTAAATTTACGTATCATTGTGAATGCCGTGCAACGTATCAAAATTATCCTGCAAAATTCCGAGCAATTATTGGAACCATTCGCCTCGCAGACAACCGAAGAGACACGCCCAATCAGACTGCAAAAATTCAAAAAGCCAATCAATGTTTTGGTCGTCGATGATGATCCGCAATTCAGACACCTGCTCGACAAAGCTCTGGAAAAAGTCGGCTACACAGTCATGACCGCAGTGGATGGCGTGGAGGCTTTTGATTTGTTCCAAAAAAACAGATTCGATCTGGTGATCACTGATGTGCTCATGCCCAACGTGGACGGGATTGAATTGGTCAAAAGCTTAAAAAATGAAAATCCGTGGGTGCCGGTGATTCTCATCAGCGGATTTGAGGAAGAATCCACCATTCGCAAAAAACTGAAACGCGATGATATCTATTTTCTTAAAAAACCATTCTCTCTGCACGATCTGGAGCGGGTGATTGAAAAAATTTTGAACTTGTGA